The nucleotide window gtaaacgtcatggaggtggagctcagaccgccagaggtaggggtcagccagcagtCGATCGTCCCAGGGATGTGATTCAGgaaggtggggcccagccccaatgttatgccttgccagccaggccataggctgagtcatccgatgttgttattacaggtactattttggtctgtgatagagatgcttcagtgctatttgacccTGGAtttacgtattcatatgtgtcgtcctattttgcaccctacctggttatgcctagtgaggccttgagtattGTTGTATATGTATCTATACTAGTGGGTGATTCTATAGTGGTTGATCGGGTTCATCGTTCTTATGTTGTGGTGTTTAGGGgacttgagacccgtgttgatttgttgctcttagatatggtggatttcgacgttatattagggatggattggttgtccccgtatcatgcgatcttggattgtcatgccaagactgtgactttagcTTTACGGAATTTGccccatttagagtggagagggactcctggtcattctacccgcagtgttatttcgtatgtaaaggctcggcgtatggtcgagaaggggtgtttggcctacttggcttatgttcgtgattccagtgctgagattccctctattgattctgtgcccatggttcgtgagtttcctgaggttttcccatcagacttgccagggatgccacccgatagggatattgatttttgcatcgatttggctccgggcactcagcccatttctattctgccatatcgcatggccccgctagagttgaaagagttgaaagagtagttgcaagacttgcttgagaagggttttattagacccagcgtatcgccttggggtgcgccggttctgtttgtaaagaaaaaggatggctcgatgagaatgtgcattgattaccgacaattgaacaaggttacaattaagaataagtatccactgccgaggattgatgatttgttcgatcagcttcagggtgccaaggtattttcaaagattgacttgagatctggctaccatcagttgaggattagggcatccgatgtccctaagacagcattccacactcggtacgagcattatgagttcttggttatgtcatttgggttgaccaatgccccagcagcctttatggatttgatgaaccgagtgttcgggccttatttggactcattcgtgatagtcttcattgatgatattttgatatatttccgcagcctggaggagcacgagcagcatcttagagtggttcttcagaccttgagggatagtcagttatatgctaagttctcgaagtgtgagttctggttgagctcGGTTGCATTTctaggtcacgttgtatcagcagagggtattcaggtggacccgaagaagatagaggcagtcaagaactggcctcgaccagcttcagctacagagattcggagtttcttggggttatcaggttattaccgtcggttcgtggaggggttttcatccattgcagccccgatgaccaggttgacccagaagggagcCCAGTTaagatggtcggacgagtatggggcgagctttcagaagctcaagacagctctgactacggcaccggtattggttttgcccacaggttcagggccttatacagtctattgtgatgtatctcgtattggacttggtgcagtgttgatgcaggatggcagggtcattgcctatgcttcgaggcagttgaaggttcatgagaagaactatccagtgcatgatttggagttggcagccattgttcacgcattgaagatttggatgcactatctgtatggcgtggcgtgtgaggtgttcacggatcataagagtcttcagtatttgttcaagcaaaaggagttgaatttgaggcagagtaggtggttagagttgttgaaagattatgacatcactatcctatatcacccaggaaaggccaatgtgtggtcgatgccttgagtaggaagtcagccagtatgggcaatcttgcttatatttcggtcggcgagagaccgcttgctttagacgttcaggctttggccaatcagttagtgaggttggatatttcttagCCTAGTAGAGTATTAGCTAGCACAGTCGCCCGTTCTTCGTTATTATAGCTTATCCGTGATCggtagtttgatgatccccatttgtgtgtccttagggacacggtacaacgtggaggtgccaagcaggttaccttagatgctgatggagttttgagattgcagagTCGAGTTTGTGtgtctaatgtggatgggcttctagagttgattttagaggaggctcatagctcccggtactctattcatccgggcgccgcgaagatgtatcaggacttgcgacagCATTaatggtggcgtagaatgaagaaggatatcgttgcctatgtggctcggtgtttgaattctgcaggttaagtataagcatcagaggcctggtggtttatttcagaggattgagcttcccgagtggaagtgggagcggatcactatggacttcgttgttgggctcccgcagactcggaggaagttcgacgcagtttgggtcattgttgataggcttaccaagttagcacatttcattcatgtggtagTCTCTTAttcatctgagaggttagctgagatctatatccgggagattgttcgccttcatggtgtaccggtatctatcattttcgaccgaggtacgcagtttacctcgcgtttctggaAAGCAAtccagcgagagttaggcacccaggttgagttgagtacaacatttcatcctcagacggacgggcagtccgagcaaactattcagatattggaggatatgctccgaccttgtgtcattgactttggaggttcgtgggatcagttcttgcctttagcagagtttgcctacaacaacagctactactcgagtatccagatggctccttatgaggctttgtatggtaggcgatgtcgatctccggttggatggtttgagccgggagaggctcggttgttgggtacagatttggtttagaaggctttggacaaggtcaggatcgttgaggatagacttcgtacagctcagtccaggaaaaagagctatgcagatcgaagggttcgagatgtggctttcatggttggtgagcgggtattgctccgagtgtcgcctatgaaaggcgtgatgagatttgggaagaagggcaagcttagccctaggttcattggtccatttgagattcttgatcgagtgggagaggtggcttatagacttgcattgccaccgagcttatcagtcttacatctagtgtttcatgtgtccatgtttcggaaatatcacggcgatccatcccacgtgttagatttcagcactgtccagttggacaaggacttatcttatgaggaggagccggtagctattctagatcggcaggttcgccagttaaggtcgaagagttttccttcggttcatgttcagtggagaggtcagcctcctgaggcatcgacctgggagtccgagtccgatatgcgggaccgttatcctcacctttttccCGACTAAGGTACTTCCTgcttatgtccattcgaggacgaacggttgttttagaggtggagaatgtgacgacccaaagggtcattaCCGGTTTTCTCCCTTTTgtcgtgcttccgaggccttgaaagcCTCacctttagttgcctcgatttgcgtgcgcagtccaggcgcgtagccggaaaagcttatgtgttaaattatgtgaaatttgataaattgtggctttaaaatggttaaacttgactttggtcaacattttgggtaaacggacccggacccgtgatttgacggtcctggaggatccgtagaaaaatatgggactcgggcgcatgcccgaaattgaaatccgaggtcccgagccccagaaatgaatttttaaaagaaattgttttctaatatttaatatgaaaatttgaaataaaaatgaattagaaagcattggtatcgggcccgtattttggttccggcacccggtacaggtcttatatgtggtttaagcgttttttgtgaaatttggttgaaatcggacatcgtttgacgtgattcgggcttgaattcctaaatttgaaacttgatgaagtttgagaaaaactcttgattttgaggtttgattcattgtttttgaagttatttaggcaatttgattgcacggataagttcgtatgatgttgttgagttagtgcatgtgtttggttaggagccctgagggctcgggtgtgtttcggatgtgtttcggaatggttttagacttagaaaattgcagaaCTACTGTCTGCTGGTGTCCAGtcttttgtgctatgcgatcgcatagctatgtccgcgatcgcatagtgtaaatTTTCAGGGTTTtagtttgttctatgcgatcgcatagttccTCCCGCGACCGCATAGTGTTAGCCTGAGAGGTCCTAtattttgctctacgcgatcgcattatTTCCTCTGCGATCGTAGTGTGTTAGCCAGCCTTCACTATTTcctttatgcggtcgcatagtgtcATTCGCGATCGCAGAACCCTGTCccatttactctatgcgatcgcactcctttgtccgcgatcgcataggccaAATTCGCCCAGTTAAATTTTAATTCTAGAACAGTGTAGTTACGGGATTTTCATAAAAACACACGAACTCTTTCTTCTCCAAGATCCTTAGGCGTCCATTGAAGCATTCTTTCACCATAAACTCTTGGGTTAGTAATCTTTAACTTATTctcttccattttcatcaacgTCTATTGAATCTtggcctaaaacatgtaatttatagtagaaatttggggttttgggtagagttaggtttttgggaattttgaatgattcaacctcaatttggggtcagatcttaaaataaattatatatttgaactcgtggggttataggtaatcgggttttggtccgagccTAGTGTTTGGACTATGTGGGCCCGGTGtcgaattttggtattgttggaagaatgctaggaacttcatatctaagctatgggattttgttatcgagtctttattgatattattgaattaattatgcctaGATTTCGTTGTTTCGGAGTCGGATTATAAAGGAAAGGcggtatttgagggttgattgctattctttggaccgaggtaagtgtttgttctaactttggcttaagggaataggattagggtgttgtttgctatttgctataggcatggtgacgagtatctatacaccggagtctagcattaccgtgagtcttatttgtgtttattcggattttgtgatacctcttccttgttaaattgataaatttcatataatgtgaagagtttgaggaagaattatgatttgtacattcttggagcattggctcgagtataTCATAAagtgtgaaagtatatgaaatgattgaacccctttggagcgttggctcaggtggtaaagtgagataagaggtaaaagtgaaagaaagagaaagaattattgaattgctcccttgccgagatgcttgttgctttgttgactatctcccttgtcgggatgctgagattattgatattgttcccttgccgggtttTTAAATGCTTAAttgtgctcccttgccgggagttAGCTGTTtatttgtattcccttgccgggatttctatcattatttgtctactcccttgccccttgtttgtgattgttgcttgggtgaggaagagtgataaagcacgaagggtgatgtcgtgcattgtttgctattgtgaggaaagagtgtaaagcacgaaggtgatgtcgtgccgcacgatgtaccattccgtgacgattttatttattatatggtaaggaaagagagtaaaagcacgaagggtgatgccgtgcatatttcatttatatgattgctttggtgaggacgagagcgtaaagcatgaagggtgatgtcgtgtatttgttgctttctgattctttgttgatatccgagttatgttgtttctatcattacttgttcttatttgatttacttcgaggttataaatttccttaccctatttgccttgtgattgttgtttgggtgaggaagagcgtaaagcacgaagggtgatgtcgtgtattgttttggtaaggacgagagtaaaagcacgaagggtgatgtcgtgcaaattGAGgacttttgattcttgttgacattctggctttgttacttctttctgttattgaggatttctatttgaaactgttagCTCCCCATAGCATGCTCCCCCCCCCTCCTCTTAgctgtttaaattctgtatatttccttttattgcatAGACCTGCACATGTTGTTTTTGGTAGGTCATGTCtacactacttcgccggggttaggccaggcacttaccagcacatggggttagttgtgctgatgctacactctgtgcatctttttgcacagatccaggagcagcttttggacctcagcagtaggatttgatcgggagctgacttcagtccagagacaccgaggtagccttgatGACGTTCGCAGGCCcggagtctctctctctctctttattcagTTTGTTATCTTTTGTACCGAAACAAAcagtttaaaattttctttcagacgattgtatttagtaaatcttagaagttcgtgagcatTGTGACAcaaatcttgggtagaggattaTGTTAAACTTTTCGCATTTCTATTCAGTTTTTATATAAGTTAAGACTTCCGcttgaaatttttaattatgttgcTTTTATTACATGTTGATAATTATGGAAAAGAATGTGTGTTAAACGGAAGGTAATTTAAGTTGGCTTGTCTAGCTCcaattagtaggtgccatcacgaccccgagggtgggaaatccgggttgtgacactttgtttctagttgtttgacttgtcagcaggtcaaggctGAGCATCAGTGACCCACGGGACTACTCAACaaattgagattccagagtggaaatgggaaagaattactatggattttatcACCGGGCTACCACAAACCCTTAGAGGTTATGACTCTGTATGGGTTATTGTAGATCGACtgacgaaatcagcacactttttacCAGTGAAGACTACATATGGTGGAGTCGGGTATGCACAGATATTTATGAATGAAATTGTCCGACTTCACGGAGTTCcaatatccatcatctctgatagaggatcacaattcacttcacgcttttggaaatcttttcaagaagcatagagtacacgagtagatcttagtactGTATTTCATCCACTGAACGATGGGCAGtctgaacgtactattcagatcttggaggatatgttgagagcttgaattcttgagtttggaggttGTTGGGACACTTATTTACCGTtagctgaatttgcttacaacaatagcttccagtccagtattcaaatggcatCGTACGAAGCATTGTATGATAGAAGATGTCGTTATCCTACCGGATGGTTTGAAGCAGGTGAGACTAACTTATTGGGACCCGACCTAGTACAAGAAGCTATGAATAAGGTCCAGTTGATCAGACAGAGATTGCTTGCAGCTCAAAGTAGACAAAAGTCTTATGctgataaaagaagaagaaatttagTGTTCACAATTAGGGACAAAGTGTTCCTACGAGTCTCCCCTATGAAACGTGTGATGCAGTTTGGGAAAAGAGGCAAGTTAAGCTCCAGGTTTATAGGACCATATGAGATACTAGATCGAGTGGGAGCTGTGGCTTATCGTTTGGCACTTCCTCCCGAGTTGTCCTttattcatccagtgtttcatgtctcAATGCTAAGAAAATGTATATCAGACTCATCTCAGGTGCTTGAAGCACTAACTATACCGCTTGATGAGAAGTTGTCTTACGAggaggaaccaatggctattgttgataggcaagtaagaaagctACGGTCAAAAGAAATTGAGTTCGTAAAAGTCATATGGCGAAATCATACagttgaagaagctacttgggaaataGAGGATACTATGCGAGTCAAGTACCCCCAATTGTTTCAATCTACATGTACGTACTTGAGTTAAATTCGGGTACCGAATTTCATAAGGTGAGGAGATTGTAATACCCTATATTTTAATAAGGGTGTATTGGTCATTagaataataatgataataataataataattattataagaAGCTAACtatgaaaaaaaataatgaaacaaaacaaaaaagggaaagggaaaggaaagaaacaaaaaaaagggcCGAAGCCCATTAGAAAAATAACCTGCCAAGGTTTGGCAAGGGTTAGCAAAACAAAAGAAGCCAAGGCTTCTGTaggaaaacgaaaaaaaaaaaacgaaaccagagaaaaagaaagagaagacaaaaaagaaaagaaaagaagaagaaagctttGGGCAAAGGCCTTAAGAAGAACTAGGAGTTGAAATTGACAATATTAAAGTTCTCCTTCGACTCAAGAGGTTAACCTTCTTCTTCTCATCTGTTGAATTATTTCACTGAATCTATGCAATTTCATGTAGTACAAAAGAATTCAATATCACCtttctcttatatatatatatatatatatatatatacccacacACACAATTACTATGAAGATAATAAGGCTATAAATGTTTAGCTTAAGCACTGATAGGTCTAATTTTAGAGGAATAAATTATACTaaatagtttgaaattgatagaattATGGACTAGTTCTATGATTAAATATAAATCCACAAACTAAGGCTCAAACATGAACCCCGATGATTAGGTATTCTAAATTAGTGATGGATTTAGCCTAAATGAGGCaattaacatgagatcgatattatgtaattatagattgattggaggaatttGTACGAATTGTTCGAGCTGAAgcatttggtatttcggcacgagtaatgtgagtagtaatcttaccgcaatttgtgttttcataacttgcatgatttagacatgatttttaatacgaatATGTTActgattattttgagttgcatgtgggacaagtcttttactcgatatgataccgaaatagttatttgagaagattaccgttgttttaaatattttcgttgtcactagatctgttttaccgttacttgaatttactgttatcgaaaagaaattatatgatttgataataaccgaaatgccctatattgttttaaaatattttttatgagtatatacggattacaaAGATAAGTATAAATGTAAGTAgacattgaaggatcccgtagctaacgtcgggttcgttagacctggagCACCTTGTAATTACCAATTACcattatagccctcgctagtgggaaggtagaactagcataccgttatcgattccctcgagtagggactaccgttaatTATATatgacttcttgcgaagaagtccacagttataccgattacatgatccgttcattgaaacctcccaaaatatgaat belongs to Nicotiana tabacum cultivar K326 chromosome 6, ASM71507v2, whole genome shotgun sequence and includes:
- the LOC142182089 gene encoding uncharacterized protein LOC142182089 yields the protein MASYEALYDRRCRYPTGWFEAGETNLLGPDLVQEAMNKVQLIRQRLLAAQSRQKSYADKRRRNLVFTIRDKVFLRVSPMKRVMQFGKRGKLSSRFIGPYEILDRVGAVAYRLALPPELSFIHPVFHVSMLRKCISDSSQVLEALTIPLDEKLSYEEEPMAIVDRQVRKLRSKEIEFVKVIWRNHTVEEATWEIEDTMRVKYPQLFQSTCTYLS